The genomic window ACTCTCGTCCTTTGGGGCGGGGGTTTTTATTTTGGCAATTTTTTAAAGAGGTGAAAAATAAATGGAATACGATAAGACCCTTAATTTACCTAAAACGGATTTCCCCATGAGGGGTAATTTGCCTCAGCGGGAGCCCGAGGTACTTAAGTTTTGGGAAGAAAAGAACATTTATAAAATGGTTCAGGAAGCAAATCAGGGAAAACCAAAATTTATTTTGCATGATGGACCTCCCTATGCCAACGGGGACATTCACTTAGGCACAACTTTAAATAAAGTCTTAAAAGATATTATTGTTAAGTTTTATTCCATGTCTGGCTATGATGCTCCCTATGTACCTGGTTGGGATACCCATGGACTTCCTATCGAACAGCAAGCAATTAAAAATTTAAAGCTTAACCGCCATGAAATTGATCCAGTTGAATTTCGTAATCGCTGTGCGGAATATGCCCTTAAGTATGTGAATATCCAAAGAGAATCCTTCAAACGCTTAGGCGTTAGGGGAGAATGGGATAACCCATACTTAACTTTAAAACCAGAGTACGAAGCAGCTCAAATAGGTGTCTTTGGTGAAATGGCAACTAAAGGCTACATTTATAAAGGATTAAAACCTGTTTACTGGTGTTCTGACTGTGAAACTGCTTTAGCTGAAGCTGAAGTTGAGTACCAAGATAAAAGATCAGCTTCTATTTATGTTAAATTTGCAGTTAAAGATGCTAAGGGTTTGTTCCCAGAGGAAAACAGCTATGTTGTTATTTGGACAACTACTCCTTGGACTATTCCTGCCAATGTGGCTATTTCACTGCACCCCGAATATGAATATGTTTTAGTTAAAGTTGGAGCGGAAAATTTACTAATGGCCAAGGAACTTTATGCAGGTGTGCTGGAACATTGCGATTTACCAAAGGGAGAAATTCTTCAAACCTTTAAGGGCAGTGATTTAGAAAGAATAGTTTGTCGTCACCCCATTTTTGACCGGGAGTCTTTAGTTATTTTGGGTGATCATGTAACTTTAGATGCGGGTACTGGTTGTGTGCATACAGCACCGGGACATGGTTTAGAAGACTATGAAGTTGGTCGTAAGTATAATTTACCTATTATTTCTCCTTTAGATAATAAAGGACGTTTTACGGAAGAAGGAGCCCAGTTTAAAGGTTTAAGCTACAAAGAAGCAAATAAAGCCGTGGCCAAAGAATTAGAAGAGCGGGGAGCGTTATTAAAACTCAGTTTTATTCAACACCAATATCCACATTGCTGGCGTTGTAAGCACCCTGTTATTTTCAGAGCTACTGAGCAATGGTTTGCCTCTATTGATGGCTTTAGAGAGGCAGCACTGCAGGCTATAAAGGATGTACAATGGATTCCTGCCTGGGGTGAAGATAGAATTCATAACATGATTGCCGAGCGCAGTGACTGGTGTATTTCCCGCCAAAGGACTTGGGGAGTTCCCATTCCTATTTTCTACTGCGCAGAATGTAATGAGGCGATTGTCAATAAAGATACTATTCAGCATATTCAAGAGCTATTTAAACAGCATGGTTCCAATATTTGGTTTGCCAAGGAAGCTGATGAATTAGTACCACAGGGTTTAAAATGTCCAAAATGCGGTCATGAACATTTCCGTAAGGAAAAAGATATTATGGATGTATGGTTTGACTCAGGTTCAAGCCATGCTGCCGTATTAAAAAATAGACAAGATTTAGCTTGGCCTGCAGATTTATACCTGGAAGGCAGCGACCAACACAGGGGCTGGTTTAACTCTTCTTTGTCTACAGCCGTTGCTACAGAGGGGCGTGCACCTTATAAAAGAGTATTAACCCATGGCTATGTAGTTGATGAAAAAGGACGGAAGCAATCTAAATCTTTAGGAAACGGAATTGATCCTTTGGATGTAATTAAACAAATGGGGGCGGATATTTTACGCTTGTGGGTAGCATCTGCTGACTATAAAAGAGATGTTTCAGCTTCACCTAAAATTATGAAGCAAATGACGGAAGCTTACCGCAAAATTAGAAATACTTGCCGTTTCTTATTAGGTAACCTGTATGACTTTGAACCTGCTATGCACCAGGTTAATTACGATCAATTATTAGAAATTGACCGGTGGGCATTGCTGAAGCTTCATAAATTAATTAAAAAAGTTACTGAAGCTTATCAGAGTTATGAGTTTCACGTTGTCTATCATAGTATCCACAACTTTTGTGTAGTAGATATGAGTGCTTTTTATTTAGATATTATTAAAGATAGAGTTTATACGGCAAAACCCGATTCCTTAGAGCGTAGAGCTGCCCAAACCGTCATGTATGAAATTATTATGGCCTTAGTTAAATTAATTACTCCTGTTTTAGCTTTCACTAGCGAAGAAATTTGGACCTATATTCCTAAGTCTGCTGAAAGCCCAATTAGTGTTCAGCTAGCCGGCTGGCCTGAAGTAAATGAAAATTATTTAGATGAAAAGTTAGAAAGTAAATGGGACAAATTAATTGCTCTACGTGAAGAAGTAGCCAAGGTTTTAGAAGTAGCACGACAGGATAAAGTATTAGGAAATTCTTTAAATGCTAAAGTTAATCTTTATTTAGCTAAGGATTGGTATGATTTCTTAAGTCCTTTAGAAAATGAATTAGCTGCAATATTTATTGTTTCAGCAGTAGAATTAAGAACTTTCGCAGAAGCTCCTCAAGAAGCTGTTGCAGCTATGGAACTAGACGGAATAAAGCTACTAGTTAGCACCGCTCCAGGGGAAAAATGTGAACGCTGCTGGACCTATAGCACTACTGTAGGTCAAAATGCCCAGCATCCCACTATTTGTACCCGCTGTGCTGAAGTGATTAACAGCTAGGGTGAGAGCTTTGGACCCAACTGACCGTTTATACACGAAAGAACAAGTATGGCTGTTAATTTTAGATAAAGAAATTGCAGTTGGAGTTACCAGGACTGCTTTACAACAGTGCGGAAAAATTTTATATGTGGATTATCCTCAGGAAGACCAATATGTTCAATTAAATGAACATATTGTTGTGATCGAAGGGGAATTGGCTAACATTGTGGTGCAGAGCCCTGTGCAAGGGCAGATTACCGCTGTTAATGAAGGGCTAGCTGACAGCCCTGAACTGTTAAAGCTAGACCCATATGATCTAGGCTGGCTGGTCAGAATAGAATCTGACGGTAAAGTCGTCCTAGATAAGGAGTGTGATAAATAATGACTGGGGAAGGGGAAAAACAAAAGATTAACCCTCTAACTTATCTTGTAATGCTCATGGTATTATTAGGGGTTGTGCTGGCCATTGTAACTTTTTATACCAAGCAAGATGTGGTTGCCAGAGTTAATGGGGAAGATATAACTAAGGAAGAGTTGTATAATTATCTTGTAAAAGAAAGTGGACAGGATGCATTGAATACTTTAATAGCCGAAAAAATTACTGAGCAGGAGGCTAATAAACAAAACATTAAGATTACGGACCAAGATATAGAAAAGGAAATGCAAAAAATATATAAAAGCTATGGAGGACAAGCAACATTTGAACAATTTGCTGCTTCAAATGGTTACTCCATGGAAGATGTAAAAAAAGACTTAGTCATGAGTCTAAAGTTGCAAAAGCTTCTTGGACCGCAAATTAAAATAACTGAAGCAGAAATGAAAAGTTATTTTGCCAAAAACAAAGACAGTTTCCCTAAAAATGCAAATTATGCAGATAGCAAGGCTGAAATTAAAGAGGCTTTGTTTAATGAAAAAATACAAACGGAATATTATACTTGGCTGCAAAAAAAATACCAAGAATCTAAGGTTGAGAATTTCCTTGAAAAAAAATAACTTTATACAAGCTAATTTGCTCTAAAAATTAAACCCTTAAAGTAGAGATGATAATAATTTTTTATCTACATTAAGGGTTTAAAATTTTTTTAAACAACTCTCTGGCTGCCACAAATTTTTGGTACTGTAATTGGGATAGTTTTTCGTTTCCGTAGTAACGCCAACCTTTAGTACCTACTAACTTCAGTGGATATTTGCCCATATAGCCATAAACATCTTTAAGAGGGTAACCAAGGAAAACTCCGATTTCATGAGGAAATACACCAGAGCGCAGCTTCCAGGTGAGAATGTCTACATATTTTTCTAGGTTAAATACCTGTGGATAGCCTAGCTGTTGTAAAAAGCGAAGGTTATATTTTTTTTTCAAAATCATTTCTAAGGACTGTCGATGATAAAAGAGCATCTGCATCCTTGGCAGCTTTTTTAATAACCTAATTTCCTTATATTCCAAATAAGGGTATTGGGTTATTTTTTTTTTAGTTAAATCTAAATTATTGATTTCAATATTTAAAAGCTCACTTGGTTTTACGCCAATTATTGTAGCTCCGATTTTAACTAAAAATTCAGTTAAGTCATTATTTTGGCTATACATAAGTTGGCTCCTTTAATTTAGACCATTATTTCTTGGTGCATTACTTTCGTTCTACTAACTATGATAACCTTTAAAGGTTTATTTATGAGCATTATTTATTTTTTGTTACTCTGCTGCTTTTTTGGGTACATTAAGGTAATAATATGAGGTGAAAAAATGCTGAAGCAAAAAAAATCGACTAACTTAGTTGCTTTACAAAGTAAAACCAATGAACTTATAAAGCGGATGGAGAAGCTAAATTTAGCCGAATATGTTGAAATGCTGAGGGATCCCAAAAGGCTCCTTTGGACTAATTTTTTGGCGGGAGCTGCTCGGGGAATAGGTATGGCAGTAGGTTTTACACTTTTGGGTGCTTTAGTAATTTACCTTTTACAACGTGTTGTTTTATTAAATTTGCCTGGCATAAGCAATTTTTTAGCAGATATTATTCGGATGGTACAAGAGCAAAGTTGATGGGAGGATATTATGGATAAAAATAAATTAGAGATATACAAGCAGAGATTGGAAAAAATGCAAAAAGAAAATGAGGAACTAATTAATAATATGGATGAAAGGGGACTAGATCTGCCTTTGCAGGATAGTATCAGCGAACTATCATCTTATGATAATCATCCTGCTGATTTAGGCTCAGAAGTCTTTGAAAAAAGTAAGGATTTAGCTTTACGGGAGAATACATTAATTCAACTTCAAAAGATTAAGGATGCGCTGCAAAAAATTAACGAGGGCACCTATGGCAGGTGCAGTCAATGCGGCCAGGAAATACCTGAAGACAGGCTAGAAGCTATACCAGAATCTACTTTATGTCTAAAGTGCCGCAAGGATTATGAGGGCGAGGGAGATAGACATCCTAGGCCTCTTGAGGAGGATGTTGTTGTACCACCTTTCGGAGGGCGCACCCATGACCAATCAGAACGTGAACTTGGAGATGCAGAAGATGATAATGCGTATGATGGAGAAGACGCCTGGCAAGAAGTAGCTCGTTATGGTTCTTCCGATACACTTTCCGATAATCCTAATACCAGTAACTATCCAGATATTTATCCCGATAGTGATGAAGATATTGGATTTACAGAAGATGTGGATCATATTCCTTATGAAAAAGGTAAAGACGGCGTTATTTATGAAGACTATGGCAGGCAGGATTAAAACAAGAGGCAGGTTAACCTGCCTCTTGTTTTAAATAAAATAAAGGGAGGATATTAAGTGCGCATTTTGCGAACTTTCTTCGCCAGCCTACTTCCAAGCATAGCGAGAGGATAAGCTAAAACTAAAAGCCACTTCATATTTTTATTATTAATCATAATAATGCCCCCCTTCTTCAAATTTAGTTTTTCCTAAAATCCAAAAACTATTTATCCGCTGCCACGTTGAGGCAAAGAATAGAATGTGCTAAAATTAACAAGATTAAGAGAGCCAGGAGGGGAGATTTTTGTTGCTGTTTTGGATTGCAGGGGTAATTTTAGCCCTAGACCAAATAACAAAATATATTGTTATTAGAAATATGCTGCCTGGACAGTCAATACCTGTATTTCCCGGTATTTTTCATCTCACTTTTGTGGAAAACCCAGGTGGAGCTTTTAGTTTATTTGCCAATCAAACTGCTTCTTTTGTTGTCCTAGGCACAATTATTACTGCTCTGATTATTTTTGTTTATTTTCGCTTAAAACCTGAGCAAAAGCTTTTTAAGGCAGCTTTAGCTTTGGAAGTTGGAGGTGCCCTAGGCAATTTAATAGATCGGGTTAGGACAGGATATGTTACTGATTTTTTTGATTTTCGGATTTGGCCGGTATTTAATATAGCTGACATGGCCATAGTTTTAGGTGTAATTATTTTATGCTGGGAACTACTACGCAGGCCTGAGGAAAAAGACACTGTTTAAAAGGTGAGTGACATGGAAATAGTCAAATTTTTGGCGACAGACTTAGAACAGGGAAGACGCTTAGATCATTATTTAGCTGAAAACATAGCTGATTTATCCCGCTCTAGAATCCAAAGTTTAATTGCAGAAGGACAAGTTAAAGTTAATGAGCAGATTGTTAAAGCAAATTATAAGCTTAGAGTAGGGGACCATATAACTTTAAAGATACCTGACCCCCAAATTCTAAAAGTTGTTCCGGAAAATATCCCGCTAGATATTCTCTACGAAGATGATGATGTTGTGGTAGTTAATAAATCTCAGGGAATGGTTGTTCATCCTGCCCCAGGTAACTACTCGGGAACACTGGTTAATGCTTTGCTTTACCATTGCAAAAATTTATCGGGAATAAATGGAATACTGCGTCCTGGTATTGTCCATCGCATTGACAAAGATACTTCCGGTGTGTTGGTAGTTGCAAAAAACGATTCTGCCCATCAAAATTTAGCTGTCCAAATTAAAGATCATACTGTCCGGAGGATTTATTTGGCTATTGTTCATGGAGTAATTAAAGAACAAACTGGAATGATTGATGCTCCCATAGGCAGAGATCCTGCAGACAGGAAGAAAATAACTGTAATTTCTAGAAACAGCAAGGACGCTATAACAACTTATGAAGTTCTAGAAAGGTTTGCAGATTTTACATTTTTGCAATTAAAACTGAAAACAGGGAGAACACATCAAATTAGGGTACATATGTCTTATGTAAAACATCCTGTTCTAGGCGACCCTCTTTATGGACCACAGCAGAATAAACTGAAAGTTAGTTTAAAGGGCCAAGCGCTACATGCAGCAAAACTAGGCTTCATCCATCCTAGTACCAATGAATACATGGAATTTTCTGCACCATTACCTGTATATTTTGCTGATATTTTGACTAGACTGCGTGAGGAGAAGAATTAAAAAATGAGCATTAAAGTATTGCCAAAAAATTTTTCCAAAGGAATAGGATATGACTTACAAGTAGCAAATGAAGATGCCACTGTCCAAGATTATTTAGATGCAATTAACCAATATATTCTTGAAGGCAATTTTACACGGTTGCGTCAGCAAGTAAAACAGTGCGAGGGCTGTGAGGGTTGTTGTGCTGAGAGAATTCCGCTGACTATAATCGATTTGTATAATTTACAAAAAGCTTTAGAGCTTGGCCAAGGGGAATTACCCATGGATAAGATTATCAGTAAATACACTTATGTCCAAGCCGAGGGGCCGGTTGTAGACATTGCACTGGGACAAAACAGTGCTGGAAATTGTTTGTTTTTAGATCCTAAAGAAAAAAGATGCACCATTTATGGCAATAGGCCTTTAGTATGCCAAACTTATATTTGTGCTCCTGCAAGTCCGAGAGCTCAAAAGCTTCGGGAAAAAATAGTAAATATGGGCGAAGATCAGTTGGTGAAATGGTGTCTGGAAAATATTCCCCAAGACAGATTGTTTCATGAAGCCTGGGAACCAAGGGTGAGGATAGAGGATTGGGAAAATACACCTTTTGCAGATAAAAAGAATTACTCTGAAGTTCCTTTGAAAAATATATGCCCACCAAAATTCTGGCAGGCATTAAAGGGTTAACGCTCTTTTGTAGGTTGTTGGCGCATACGCCAGGCCAGAATTGCTCCTAGAATACTATAGATTATAACCATTATGTAATCTAAAGCAATATAGTTCCATTTTGGAAAAGGTTGGCTGTATGCGTAAGCAAAAAGATAAGTGACTGTATTGAAAGCTAAAGTAGTTGCTAAAACGTTGGGTAAAGCATATTTTAAATTGGGTTTTTGGTAAGCAATTACCCAGGCAATACCAAAAAAAGTTAGAAAATTCATTGCTTGGTTAGATAAAAAACTTTGACCTCCTGCGGTCAAGGTCCCTGCAAAGTAAAATAAAATAAAAGTCACACCTTGATAAAAGAGAAACTGCCGAAAACTCATTTTTTGACTCCTTCCTACCATAACCATAACATCATTTTAACTTATTGAGCTAAGTTTTGTCTAATAAACATCTTTTTAACATAGTCAAAAAATGATTTATTTAATGTTCCTTCTGCTACGGGTACAAGCTTTTGAGCTATGGCCTCAATGCACTGGGAGGAAGGAGCATTAGGACTGTAGATTACATGGGAAGTATAATGCTTAATGGCACGAATTACTGCCTTGTCCTCTAAAATGTAACCTAAATTATCGACTTTAATTGGCAAAAACTTGTCTATAACATGGAGAAGGTGCTGGGCTGCTTTTCTAGCTTCTCTCCGATTGTCAGCATGGTTAATAACAAGTTTAATAGGTAGATTTTGATCATGTATGGATAGAACCTTGACTAAGGCATAAGCGTCTGTTAAGGCAGTAGGTTCAGGAGTAGTTATTAAAATAACTTCATCTGAGGCTAGGACAAAATTAATTACATTATGACCTATTCCGGCACTGGTATCTATGATAATAACATCAGCCAGGTTTTCTATTTTTTGAAATTTGGCAATTAGTTTTAAAATCTGGGCATTGCTTAAATTAGCTAATGTTTTTGATCCCGAGTTTCCCGGTACTAAAAAAATTCCTTCTGGGCCTTCAACTATAATATCAAAAATATCCATTTCTAAGCTTAATAGATGCTCTAGATTATAGCGAGACTTAATGTTAAACAGAATATTTGTATTTGCTGTACCTAAATCCGCATCAATAATAAAAGTGCGCAATCCTTTGCGAGCTAAGCTGATTGCTAAATTGACACAAAGATTCGTTTTACCTACTCCCCCTTTGCCGCTGGTCACAGAAATTACTCTTGGTCCTTTTAGTTTTAACCTAGAATTTGTATTTAATACTCGTGGCAAAAGGAGTACTAGGTGAGCATTTTTACCATGCTTTCTTTCGATAACTTCAGCTGTAAGGCAGGAGCCATCGGCGATAATAATTGTTACTTTAGTTCCAATCCCAATAATAACGATTTTACCTGAATCATAGGGTTGGCTGATGGTTAAAAGGTTTCCTTCTAAAGCTAATATTTCTGTGGGATAAATTCCATTATAGAATTCTGACTGAGGTTTCAGTAAAATTTGTTCGCCTTTTTGAAAGTACTTTTCCATTTTTTCACCTTCTAAAAAACCTAAAAAACTAATTAATAAGAATATTCCACTATATACTATTTTTTCCTTTATTGTTAAAATGTTAAAAAATGAGCCTATTTGACAATGTTTTCTGTAAAATAATTTTAATTTATGGAAAAGTTAAAGATTTAGGCGACGAAAACTAAGCTAAATTAGGGAATTGAGCAATTTTTGTCTGTTTTAATCAAACGATTTTTAGCTAAACACTATTTTCTTGGATAATTTGACATAATAGTGATTAGATAATTCTCAGAATAGAAAGCACTATTAAAATAAGCCCTGGCAGCAAAGCAAACTGTTCACCGATTTGTTGGATCCTACTTTGGCGGGCAGTTATATTACCTATGCCGATTAATATAAAATGGGTCAGGCCAAATAAAAAAGGTGTTGTAAAAGGATTATAACCCATTAATGATAATGAGAAAGCTGCTATGGAAGCATCCATAGCTACTGCGAAACCTAGTAATAGTCCTTCAAAGAACTTAATATCGTTTTCATGGTCGATATCTGCTAGCAGCGGATTTTTGAGAATACTAATTAAATTACCCGCTGCCAAATGTTCAGTTAT from Bacillota bacterium LX-D includes these protein-coding regions:
- the ileS gene encoding isoleucine--tRNA ligase encodes the protein MEYDKTLNLPKTDFPMRGNLPQREPEVLKFWEEKNIYKMVQEANQGKPKFILHDGPPYANGDIHLGTTLNKVLKDIIVKFYSMSGYDAPYVPGWDTHGLPIEQQAIKNLKLNRHEIDPVEFRNRCAEYALKYVNIQRESFKRLGVRGEWDNPYLTLKPEYEAAQIGVFGEMATKGYIYKGLKPVYWCSDCETALAEAEVEYQDKRSASIYVKFAVKDAKGLFPEENSYVVIWTTTPWTIPANVAISLHPEYEYVLVKVGAENLLMAKELYAGVLEHCDLPKGEILQTFKGSDLERIVCRHPIFDRESLVILGDHVTLDAGTGCVHTAPGHGLEDYEVGRKYNLPIISPLDNKGRFTEEGAQFKGLSYKEANKAVAKELEERGALLKLSFIQHQYPHCWRCKHPVIFRATEQWFASIDGFREAALQAIKDVQWIPAWGEDRIHNMIAERSDWCISRQRTWGVPIPIFYCAECNEAIVNKDTIQHIQELFKQHGSNIWFAKEADELVPQGLKCPKCGHEHFRKEKDIMDVWFDSGSSHAAVLKNRQDLAWPADLYLEGSDQHRGWFNSSLSTAVATEGRAPYKRVLTHGYVVDEKGRKQSKSLGNGIDPLDVIKQMGADILRLWVASADYKRDVSASPKIMKQMTEAYRKIRNTCRFLLGNLYDFEPAMHQVNYDQLLEIDRWALLKLHKLIKKVTEAYQSYEFHVVYHSIHNFCVVDMSAFYLDIIKDRVYTAKPDSLERRAAQTVMYEIIMALVKLITPVLAFTSEEIWTYIPKSAESPISVQLAGWPEVNENYLDEKLESKWDKLIALREEVAKVLEVARQDKVLGNSLNAKVNLYLAKDWYDFLSPLENELAAIFIVSAVELRTFAEAPQEAVAAMELDGIKLLVSTAPGEKCERCWTYSTTVGQNAQHPTICTRCAEVINS
- a CDS encoding glycine cleavage system protein H, yielding MDPTDRLYTKEQVWLLILDKEIAVGVTRTALQQCGKILYVDYPQEDQYVQLNEHIVVIEGELANIVVQSPVQGQITAVNEGLADSPELLKLDPYDLGWLVRIESDGKVVLDKECDK
- a CDS encoding SurA N-terminal domain-containing protein, whose product is MTGEGEKQKINPLTYLVMLMVLLGVVLAIVTFYTKQDVVARVNGEDITKEELYNYLVKESGQDALNTLIAEKITEQEANKQNIKITDQDIEKEMQKIYKSYGGQATFEQFAASNGYSMEDVKKDLVMSLKLQKLLGPQIKITEAEMKSYFAKNKDSFPKNANYADSKAEIKEALFNEKIQTEYYTWLQKKYQESKVENFLEKK
- a CDS encoding DUF3793 family protein, yielding MYSQNNDLTEFLVKIGATIIGVKPSELLNIEINNLDLTKKKITQYPYLEYKEIRLLKKLPRMQMLFYHRQSLEMILKKKYNLRFLQQLGYPQVFNLEKYVDILTWKLRSGVFPHEIGVFLGYPLKDVYGYMGKYPLKLVGTKGWRYYGNEKLSQLQYQKFVAARELFKKILNP
- a CDS encoding DUF5665 domain-containing protein yields the protein MLKQKKSTNLVALQSKTNELIKRMEKLNLAEYVEMLRDPKRLLWTNFLAGAARGIGMAVGFTLLGALVIYLLQRVVLLNLPGISNFLADIIRMVQEQS
- a CDS encoding TraR/DksA C4-type zinc finger protein, encoding MDKNKLEIYKQRLEKMQKENEELINNMDERGLDLPLQDSISELSSYDNHPADLGSEVFEKSKDLALRENTLIQLQKIKDALQKINEGTYGRCSQCGQEIPEDRLEAIPESTLCLKCRKDYEGEGDRHPRPLEEDVVVPPFGGRTHDQSERELGDAEDDNAYDGEDAWQEVARYGSSDTLSDNPNTSNYPDIYPDSDEDIGFTEDVDHIPYEKGKDGVIYEDYGRQD
- the lspA gene encoding signal peptidase II; amino-acid sequence: MLLFWIAGVILALDQITKYIVIRNMLPGQSIPVFPGIFHLTFVENPGGAFSLFANQTASFVVLGTIITALIIFVYFRLKPEQKLFKAALALEVGGALGNLIDRVRTGYVTDFFDFRIWPVFNIADMAIVLGVIILCWELLRRPEEKDTV
- a CDS encoding RluA family pseudouridine synthase, coding for MEIVKFLATDLEQGRRLDHYLAENIADLSRSRIQSLIAEGQVKVNEQIVKANYKLRVGDHITLKIPDPQILKVVPENIPLDILYEDDDVVVVNKSQGMVVHPAPGNYSGTLVNALLYHCKNLSGINGILRPGIVHRIDKDTSGVLVVAKNDSAHQNLAVQIKDHTVRRIYLAIVHGVIKEQTGMIDAPIGRDPADRKKITVISRNSKDAITTYEVLERFADFTFLQLKLKTGRTHQIRVHMSYVKHPVLGDPLYGPQQNKLKVSLKGQALHAAKLGFIHPSTNEYMEFSAPLPVYFADILTRLREEKN
- a CDS encoding YkgJ family cysteine cluster protein encodes the protein MSIKVLPKNFSKGIGYDLQVANEDATVQDYLDAINQYILEGNFTRLRQQVKQCEGCEGCCAERIPLTIIDLYNLQKALELGQGELPMDKIISKYTYVQAEGPVVDIALGQNSAGNCLFLDPKEKRCTIYGNRPLVCQTYICAPASPRAQKLREKIVNMGEDQLVKWCLENIPQDRLFHEAWEPRVRIEDWENTPFADKKNYSEVPLKNICPPKFWQALKG
- a CDS encoding AAA family ATPase, coding for MEKYFQKGEQILLKPQSEFYNGIYPTEILALEGNLLTISQPYDSGKIVIIGIGTKVTIIIADGSCLTAEVIERKHGKNAHLVLLLPRVLNTNSRLKLKGPRVISVTSGKGGVGKTNLCVNLAISLARKGLRTFIIDADLGTANTNILFNIKSRYNLEHLLSLEMDIFDIIVEGPEGIFLVPGNSGSKTLANLSNAQILKLIAKFQKIENLADVIIIDTSAGIGHNVINFVLASDEVILITTPEPTALTDAYALVKVLSIHDQNLPIKLVINHADNRREARKAAQHLLHVIDKFLPIKVDNLGYILEDKAVIRAIKHYTSHVIYSPNAPSSQCIEAIAQKLVPVAEGTLNKSFFDYVKKMFIRQNLAQ
- the ytaF gene encoding sporulation membrane protein YtaF is translated as MNIWSVVLLAIAVSIDGFWSGFAFGLKKIKIPFVSLLAINICPIVCSMLTMLIGYTLQKYITFQSAQYFGAALLLFLGVFILKQGYKQKQNHKQQHKEKSPQHHKRITEHLAAGNLISILKNPLLADIDHENDIKFFEGLLLGFAVAMDASIAAFSLSLMGYNPFTTPFLFGLTHFILIGIGNITARQSRIQQIGEQFALLPGLILIVLSILRII